A single window of Sparus aurata chromosome 12, fSpaAur1.1, whole genome shotgun sequence DNA harbors:
- the kcnn2 gene encoding small conductance calcium-activated potassium channel protein 2 isoform X4 — protein METPLQLHNDFFPEQQFQHCKYQHYCGREDRLGKQREQCCTCNNCTCEARKSLVFRGTSPTTVGTLRTPSETSSARQGCQYSVCEFTPSSHGSSSRHHHHPHHQQQQQQHCRDRQRGSLGSSHKDSNSYNEIAMSSCRYNGGVMRPLSNLSSSRRNIHEFDSESQPLQPISAADASDTLVSKPENNSTTLMPYASGDGGGGCGHSGGKSGKKKNQNIGEKLGHRRALFEKRKRLSDYALIFGMFGIVVMVIETELSWGAYGKESLYSLALKCLISLSTIILLGLIIIYHAREIQLFMVDNAADDWRIAMTYERIFFICLEILVCAIHPIPGNYTFTWTARLAYSYVPSKTDADVDIILSIPMFLRLYLIARVMLLHSKLFTDASSRSIGALNKINFNTRFVMKTLMTICPGTVLLVFTISLWIIAAWTVRACERYHDNQDITSNFLGAMWLISITFLTIGYGDMVPNTYCGKGVCLLTGIMGAGCTALVVAVVAKKLELTKAEKHVHNFMMDTQLTKRVKNTAANVLRETWLIYKNTKLVRKMDHARVRKHQRKFLQAIHQLRTSCMT, from the exons ATGGAAACCCCATTGCAGCTGCACAACGATTTCTTTCCAGAGCAGCAGTTCCAGCACTGTAAGTACCAGCACTACTGCGGGCGGGAGGATCGGCTCGGCAAGCAGCGCGAGCAATGCTGCACCTGCAATAACTGCACCTGCGAGGCGAGAAAAAGCCTCGTCTTCCGCGGGACGTCGCCGACCACTGTGGGAACTTTGAGGACACCTTCGGAAACGTCTTCGGCGAGGCAAGGTTGCCAGTACAGCGTCTGCGAGTTCACACCCTCTAGTCATGGTAGTTCATCcaggcatcatcatcatcctcaccatcagcagcagcagcagcagcattgcCGCGATCGGCAGCGGGGCAGCCTGGGCAGCAGCCACAAAGACAGTAACTCCTACAATGAAATAGCCATGAGCAGCTGCAGATACAACGGCGGCGTAATGCGGCCGCTGAGCAACTTGAGCTCGTCCCGCAGAAACATACACGAGTTTGATTCCGAGTCCCAGCCTTTGCAGCCCATCTCCGCCGCAGATGCGTCGGACACCCTAGTATCCAAGCCGGAGAATAATTCCACCACCCTGATGCCTTACGCATCGGGGGACGGAGGGGGAGGCTGCGGCCACAGCGGCGGCAAATCGGGTAAGAAGAAGAACCAGAACATTGGGGAGAAGCTCGGTCACAGGAGGGCCCTGTTCGAGAAGAGGAAGCGGCTCAGCGACTATGCTTTAATCTTTGGGATGTTTGGGATCGTTGTTATGGTTATAGAGACTGAACTCTCATGGGGAGCCTATGGAAAG GAGTCCCTGTATTCATTAGCTCTAAAATGCCTGATAAGCCTTTCTACAATCATTCTCCTGGGGCTGATTATCATATACCATGCAAGAGAGATACAG TTATTTATGGTGGACAACGCAGCCGATGACTGGAGGATAGCCATGACATATGAGCGCATCTTCTTCATCTGCCTGGAGATCCTGGTGTGCGCCATCCACCCCATCCCAGGGAACTACACCTTCACCTGGACAGCACGCCTGGCCTACTCCTATGTGCCATCCAAGACGGATGCAGATGTGGACATCATCCTGTCCATCCCCATGTTCCTGCGGCTGTACCTCATTGCTCGTGTCATGCTGCTGCACAGCAAGCTCTTCACAGACGCCTCGTCCCGCAGCATCGGTGCACTCAACAAGATTAACTTCAACACGCGCTTTGTGATGAAGACCCTCATGACCATCTGTCCAGGCACTGTGCTGCTGGTCTTCACCATCTCGCTGTGGATCATCGCTGCATGGACTGTGAGAGCTTGCGAGAG GTACCATGACAACCAGGACATAACCAGCAACTTTCTAGGAGCCATGTGGTTGATCTCAATCACGTTTCTTACCATTGGATATGGGGATATGGTCCCAAACACATACTGTGGGAAAGGAGTCTGCCTCCTGACTGGCATTATG GGTGCTGGCTGCACTGCCTTGGTGGTGGCTGTGGTGGCAAAGAAACTGGAATTAACCAAAGCTGAAAAACATGTCCACAATTTTATGATGGACACCCAGCTAACAAAAAGA gtgaaaaacacagctgcgaaTGTTCTCAGGGAGACGTGGCTCATCTATAAGAACACCAAACTGGTGAGGAAGATGGACCACGCCAGAGTCAGGAAGCACCAGAGAAAATTTCTCCAAGCCATTCACCA